One region of Vigna angularis cultivar LongXiaoDou No.4 chromosome 10, ASM1680809v1, whole genome shotgun sequence genomic DNA includes:
- the LOC108334862 gene encoding uncharacterized protein LOC108334862 — MATNNRNYCARVERRALEAPKNLMQAILILAEAIMLFFYTERCHIFNLHRAIAHAVLDKGKKTIESECRERSDCAEVKGRQILEELYELKRLLRCAMLFGSRKRVLQFRFAGGFDKEDVLYRKRTSRILKPAFMVIRDKESKCLLVFIRGTHSIKDTLTDALCAPVSFNHNMVSGHAHRGMDSAASWIKKKCIHVLLEALHQYPHFKIKIVGHSLGGGTAALLTLKLREIQQFSSTTCVTFGPAACMTWELAEFGKPFIISIVNGSDIVPTLSASSVHDFIAEGRNKGKISTAKAIAKLAVNCCTEVVKKHKHSFLPWSQRENINTLSDNLGEASGSSGTSFEPFLTEELLLIESIDDDEYDSSSERSDNDDDEEKLLNQMGNLELGKCTKEKDITEDSVSQDTTSARRRLYPPGRIIHMVTSQISENSNSNHSDADDKHVCLYQTPTQLYGKLRFSRGMILDHPTKKYLKKLQQLINKLEKE; from the exons ATGGCGACGAACAATAGAAATTATTGTGCGAGGGTTGAACGAAGGGCACTTGAAGCCCCCAAAAATTTGATGCAGGCAATACTGATATTAGCAGAAGCCATAATGTTGTTTTTTTACACCGAGAGATGCCACATCTTCAACTTGCACAGAGCCATCGCTCATGCAGTGTTGGACAAG GGTAAGAAAACGATTGAAAGTGAATGCCGAGAAAGAAGTGATTGTGCAGAAGTGAAAGGCCGTCAAATTTTAGAGGAGTTATATGAGTTGAAGAGATTGTTGAGATGTGCCATGCTTTTCGGCAGCCGAAAACGCGTTTTGCAATTTCGATTTGCTGGTGGATTCGATAAGGAGGATGTCCTCTACAGGAAGAGAACATCTAGG ATTCTGAAGCCCGCTTTCATGGTTATACGTGATAAAGAATCAAAATGTTTACTCGTGTTCATCCGTGGAACGCATAGCATAAAAGACACTCTCACAGATGCACTGTGTGCTCCTGTCTCTTTCAATCACAACATGGTTTCAGGACATGCACACCGTGGTATGGATTCTGCAGCTTcttggattaaaaaaaaatgcattcaTGTACTACTTGAAGCTCTTCATCAATACCCCCACTTCAAAATCAAG ATTGTGGGACACTCCTTAGGTGGTGGTACTGCTGCACTGTTGACTCTTAAGCTTAGAGAAATTCAACAGTTTTCTTCAACAACTTGTGTCACATTTGGCCCAG CTGCCTGTATGACATGGGAGTTGGCTGAGTTCGGAAAACCCTTTATCATTTCCATTGTAAATGGTTCTGACATAGTGCCAACACTGTCGGCTTCTTCTGTTCATGATTTCATTGCTGAG GGTCGGAATAAGGGTAAAATATCTACTGCCAAAGCCATTGCAAAACTTGCAGTAAACTGTTGCACCGAG GTTGTGAAGAAGCATAAACACTCCTTTTTACCGTGGTCCCAACGTGAGAACATTAACACATTGTCAGATAACTTGGGTGAAGCTTCTGGGTCATCTGGGACAAGTTTTGAACCTTTTTTAACTGAAGAGCTCTTACTCATAGAATctattgatgatgatgaatatgATTCTTCCAGTGAACGATCTGACAATGATGACGATGAAGAGAAATTGTTGAATCAAATGGGGAATCTTGAATTAGGAAAATGTACTAAGGAGAAAGATATCACTGAAGATAGTGTTAGTCAAGATACAACATCAGCTAGGCGACGCCTTTATCCACCAGGCAGGATCATCCATATGGTCACTTCACAGATCTCTGAAAATTCGAACTCAAACCACAGTGATGCTGATGACAAACATGTCTGCTTATATCAAACGCCTACACAGCTGTATGGAAAACTCAGATTTTCAAGAGGGATGATACTGGATCATCCCACGAAAAAGTATCTGAAGAAGTTGCAACAATTAATCAATAAACTAGAGAAAGAGTGA
- the LOC108334863 gene encoding uncharacterized protein LOC108334863, with protein MILSRAIKKAAGKLEKRPAEAPKTSMDMVFTLAEAIRFGYAETLGKWDLTDLFDLPRAIIHGIMEKGKKTLAIECNERDDCVQLTDPELLKELYDLKKCLTRTMLFSNRRFRSFLFAAGFVKEDVVLRKRRARILKPAFTVIRDKESKCLFVFIRGTQEVKDCLTDVIGAPVSFNHFLCSDGEPKRKNVISGHGHRGMVGSARWIKKHCTPKLLDELRHYPDFQVKIVGHSLGGGTAALLTYMLREIKQFASCTCVTFGSAACMSMEMAEFGKPFITSIVNSDDLVPTLSASSVHDFIHEVRIKRKKLITSAYNAIGSRVPFAKAIADRAVSRGTEVVMSSKQRTRSLISWTRREKTAALTSSKSANMAEASEPLDKSYEASEELIISEFTSDEDDGSKSTSEESDNDGVDEEEEQISSATHNTANDEMNQYLKELQLEEQNDNPKINGGKEKEAARKKGITEAEMKYEGVRIEERAGSTEATSEKPAKHHLYPSGRILHLVPVPSSENSDDADEKRVVLYETPREMYGKLRLSIRMTVDHKTKRYLKVLQQLINQLEKEKSHYGA; from the exons ATGATACTGTCCAGGGCGATTAAGAAGGCTGCGGGGAAGCTTGAAAAAAGGCCAGCTGAGGCTCCCAAAACATCCATGGACATGGTCTTCACCTTAGCAGAAGCCATTAGGTTCGGTTATGCAGAGACACTCGGCAAATGGGACCTCACCGACCTCTTCGACTTACCTAGAGCCATCATCCATGGTATAATGGAAAAG GGTAAGAAAACACTTGCAATCGAATGTAACGAAAGAGATGATTGTGTGCAACTCACAGACCCCGAATTATTAAAGGAATTGTATGACCTCAAAAAATGCTTGACACGCACCATGCTTTTCAGCAATAGACGCTTTCGTTCCTTTCTATTTGCTGCTGGATTCGTCAAGGAAGATGTTGTCCTAAGGAAGAGAAGAGCTCGg ATTCTGAAGCCTGCTTTCACAGTGATACGTGATAAAGAATCAAAATGTTTGTTTGTGTTCATCCGTGGAACTCAGGAAGTAAAAGACTGTTTGACAGATGTGATCGGTGCTCCCGTTTCCTTCAATCATTTCCTTTGCAGTGATGGTGAGCCGAAGAGGAAAAACGTGATTTCAGGACATGGGCACCGTGGTATGGTTGGTTCGGCTCGTTGGATCAAAAAGCACTGCACTCCTAAACTTCTGGATGAACTTCGTCATTACCCCGATTTCCAAGTCAAG ATTGTTGGGCACTCACTTGGTGGTGGTACTGCTGCATTATTGACATACATGCTTAGAGAAATTAAACAATTCGCTTCGTGCACTTGTGTCACCTTTGGATCAG CTGCCTGTATGTCAATGGAAATGGCGGAATTTGGGAAGCCCTTTATCACTTCCATTGTGAATAGTGATGACCTGGTGCCCACGTTGTCAGCTTCTTCTGTCCATGATTTCATTCACGAG GTTAGGATTAAGCGTAAAAAGTTAATTACTTCTGCTTACAACGCAATTGGATCTCGCGTACCATTTGCAAAAGCCATTGCGGATCGTGCAGTATCCCGTGGCACTGAG GTTGTGATGAGTAGTAAACAAAGAACTCGCTCACTGATAAGCTGGACACGACGAGAGAAAACTGCTGCATTGACAAGTTCTAAATCAGCAAACATGGCTGAAGCCTCTGAACCATTAGACAAAAGTTATGAAGCGAGTGAAGAGTTAATAATCTCCGAGTTTACGAGTGATGAGGACGACGGATCTAAATCCACCAGTGAAGAATCTGATAATGATGGCGTGGATGAAGAAGAGGAGCAAATAAGTTCGGCGACTCACAACACTGCTAACGATGAAATGAATCAATATTTGAAGGAGCTTCAACTGGAGGAACAGAATGATAATCCTAAGATTAATGGTGGCAAGGAAAAAGAAGCAGCCAGAAAAAAAGGTATCACAGAAGCAGAAATGAAATATGAGGGTGTTCGTATTGAAGAAAGAGCAGGTAGTACAGAGGCAACATCAGAGAAGCCTGCTAAACATCATCTTTATCCATCAGGAAGGATCTTGCATCTTGTCCCTGTACCTTCCTCTGAAAATTCTGATGATGCTGATGAGAAACGTGTCGTCTTGTATGAAACGCCCAGAGAGATGTATGGAAAACTCCGACTTTCAATAAGGATGACAGTTGATCATAAAACAAAGAGGTATCTGAAGGTGCTACAACAATTAATCAATCAACTAGAGAAAGAGAAGTCCCATTATGGTGCATGA